In Perca fluviatilis chromosome 14, GENO_Pfluv_1.0, whole genome shotgun sequence, a genomic segment contains:
- the LOC120573544 gene encoding uncharacterized protein LOC120573544: protein MMPAQTTDPKFSSSFHQESGLVSAKTGDNFTLRCFYEGDVASRFHWYKQTLGQKPKLISTYYKYETNGIFHDEFKNNPRFTLDTETGQYHLKITDLHVSDSATDYCASYTLTIEFAEGTLVNVEGSGLKDPATVHQSASESIQPGGSVTLDCTVDTGTCDGEHSVYWFKKSGESQPGLIYTHGGRTDQCERKPNTQTHTCVYKLPMKSLNLSHAGTYYCAVASCRHILFGNGTKLDLEDEVDSPVLVYFLTFTTILSVLLAFLMCMMNNRNHCLCADSSKTKMNASKTQRDDTWTECVYFSVKQ from the exons ATGATGCCAG CTCAGACCACTGATCCAAAATTCTCCTCATCTTTTCATCAAGAGAGTGGTTTAGTATCAGCTAAAACTGGGGATAACTTCACTTTGAGATGTTTCTATGAAGGCGATGTTGCTTCAAGGTTTCACTGGTATAAGCAAACTCTGGGACAGAAACCAAAGCTCATCTCTACTTATTACAAGTATGAAACAAATGGAATATTTCATGATGAATTCAAAAACAATCCACGCTTCACATTGGATACTGAAACTGGTCAATATCACTTGAAGATCACAGATTTGCACGTTTCAGACTCAGCTACCGACTACTGTGCAAGTTATACATTAACTATTGAATTTGCAGAGGGAACTTTAGTCAATGTAGAAGGTTCAGGTTTGAAGGACCCAGCTACGGTCCATCAGTCAGCATCTGAGAGCATCCAGCCAGGAGGCTCTGTGACTCTGGACTGTACAGTAGACACTGGGACCTGTGATGGAGAACACAGTGTTTACTGGTTCAAGAAGTCGGGAGAATCTCAGCCAGGACTCATTTACACCCATGGAGGCAGGACTGATCAGTGTGAGAGGAaacccaacacacaaacacacacctgtgtcTACAAGCTGCCGATGAAGAGTCTGAATCTTTCTCATGCTGGGACCTACTACTGTGCTGTTGCCTCATGTCGACACATTCTGTTTGGAAACGGGACCAAGCTGGACTTGGAGG ATGAGGTGGACTCTCCTGTCTTGGTGTATTTCTTGACATTCACCACCATCCTGAGTGTTTTACTGGCTTTCTTAATGTGTATGATGAACAACAGAAACCACTGCCTGTGTGCAG ATTCCTCCAAAACAAAGATGAACGCATCAAAGACGCAGAGAGACGACACCTGGACTGAATGTGTGTACTTTAGTGTGAAGCAGTAG